Within Elusimicrobiota bacterium, the genomic segment GAGGATTTGCGCCCCAGGGACGCGCTCAAGGATTTGAGCCAGAATTTTAATGAGACCGTCGGCCGGCTGAAATACCTGTTGACGCGCGACCGGCGTCTAGTTTTGGAAGCCCTAGCGGATTTAGATCAGGCTCAAGCCGCCAAGCCCGGAGACCGGGAAAAATTCCTGCTTCAGGCCAAGAGCAAGCTGTCCATCGTGAACGCTCACTTCCACAAGGATGGGTCCAATGGCTAAACGCGTATTGGTTATTGACGATGACGATGATTTGAGGGAAGTTCTGGTGGATTGGCTGGAAATTAAAGGTTTTACTCCGGAAAAAGCCAGAAACGCCAAGGAAGCTCAGGAGTTTTTGGGCCGTTCCGTGCCTGATCTGATTTTGCTCGATATCATGATGCCGGATATGAACGGCATCGAACTTTGCCGGTGGATCAGGTCTCAACCTAAGCTTAAAGACGTCCCCATTCTGCAGATGAGCGCCTTGGCGGACGAAACGACGATGAAGGACGCTTTGGAAATGGGGGCCATGGACTATATCACCAAACCCATCGATTTTAAAACGATGATTTCCAAAATCCAAGCTGCTTTAAGCCGCATGGAGCGCCGCTCGGAGGGCGACGGGGAAGGTTTCTGATATGGCCATGTCTACCGGCGCAGACGAGGATGTGATTACCGAGATCAACGTCACGCCCCTGGTGGACGTTTGCCTGGTGTTGGTCATTATTTTTATGGCGGTAGCGCCGTTCGCGCTTCAAGTCGGAATCAAAGTGTTGGAATCACGGGCCAAAACCGCGATCGGCAAGGTGACGGCGGCTGAGAACGTTCAGGCCCGGCTCTCAAGGGACGGCCGTTTGACGATCAATGGCCGCGCCAGCGGCTGGGAGCGTCTCGATCAAGATTTAACGTCGGCTCTGGCGTCAAGCCGCGACCGCACCGTGATCGTGACCGCGGACGACAAAAACAGGGTCGGCGAGGTGGTCGCTATTTTGGACGCGGCTAAAGTGGCGGGCGCGGCCAAGGTCGCCATCATGAAATCAGGAGGAGGTTCCGGTGCAGGCGGGCGGTGACGACGAGGACGTGATCACGGGCATTAACGTCACCCCGCTGGTGGACGTTTGTCTGGTGCTGGTCATTATTTTTATGGTCACGGCGCCCATGCTCTCGGAACCCATGTTCCGCGTGGATTTGCCCCAATCGCGCACTCAAGAAGGCGAGGAAAAGCAGAAAATCATGGTGACGGTTTCAAAAGACGGCCGCTTGGCCGTCGATGATAAAGAAGTTCCGAGTACGGAGGAATTCAGCCGTGAAATCGCCCGGCAATTGGCGCAACATCAGGACGGGTTTGTGGTTTTCAAGGCTGATCGCGACGCTTTTCACGGCTTGTTGGTCGAGTTGATGCAGCGCGCCAAGGATGCGGGCGCAAAATCGTTGACCATCGCCACGCAAAAGAGGAGCCGCTGATGTTCGCAGACCGGGAGCTCGGCTTATCATTGAGTCTGTCGGTCGGTTTTCACATCGGGCTTTTTCTTCTCTATATCTATCTGATTACCAACACTCCGAAGGCGGATATGACCACGGTTACGGATGTGGATCTTATTTTGCCGGCCTTCCTGAAAATGGCCCTTCCTCAACTTCCGGCGCGCGCCATGCAGGAGCCGGTTATTAAAGAGGACCGCAAACTGAATATCCCCCGGATGCTCGAGGAGCGTCAAGGCCGCGTTGAAACCCGTTCCGAGCTGAAAATGGCCTTGTCGCAAAAAAGCATGAATTTAGCCGAAGCTGCGGCTAAAAATATCGCGCATCGCGAAACCGGCCAGGTTCCTATGGCCGCAGCCCTTGAATTTGAGGAGATCGGGGCGCGTCGCGCGCCTGCTTTGCCTGCGGACTTAACCATGGAAAATACGGGGCTGCCCACGTTCAAACCGAAGACGCTGGGCGAGGTCAATGCGTTTGTGGCCGAACAGCGCCGTCGCCCAGTGGCTCCGGCCGGATTGGCGCCCCAGGCCGTCGGGACGCAGGCGGCTTCGGGTTCAGGCGGCGGCTCGCGAGTTTCATCCATGTTCTCGGCGCCGGCCTTGGATTTTGGGGGAGGCGGGCAAGGCGGCAGTCCCAGGGGCCGGGCGAAAGTCGAACCATTAGCGGCCGCTCCTGCGCCGGCAAGGCAAAAAAAGCCCATCGAACAGATTACCGCCCCGTCGCGGCCGGTTGAAATCACGGGGCCCTTGAGCCAGCGCAAAGTGGTTCGCATGTCCTTGCCGCCGTATCCTTCTTGGGCCAAGGACCAGGGAATTTTAGAAGCTGCGGTATCGATCCGGTTTAATGTGTCCAGAGACGGCCGCGTGTTGCCGGACATGCGCATCGAGCGCAGTTCAGGCTACGGAGCGCTCGATCGCCTAGCCATGGATGCTTTAAAAAATTGGGTTTTTGCGCCTGTTGATTCGGGTCCGGACAAGCAATGGGGCGTGATTACGTTCAGGTTTGTTTTGGAATAGAGGGGTGATGATATGAAAAAGTTATTTTTAACGATTTTATCCGCAGCCTGCGGTTTATGTCCGGTTTTCGCTCAGGAACAGAAAGCGGGCGAGCTCGGCGAAGTTGTGATTAAAGCCGAAGAAAAAGAAAGTCCCAGCATTTCCAAGCCTGCGTTGGGGCTCAATGTGGACGTTTACGAAACGGTCAGGGATTCTTTAAAACCCAAGGAATTGCTGTTATTGGCCGATTCTCCGGCGGCTCTTTCCTTCAATAAAAGCTCCCCCACGGTGCTCAGGAACCGGCGCGTGATCGAGCCGTGGCGCACGGCTTTGGCCGAGGATATCGATTTAAATTTTCAGCCTCTCCAAAAATTGAGTCAGGTGTTGGGCCGCAGCGTCACCCATAAAGAAACCAAGAATTTTCGTTGGAGTCTCAATATTGCCGATGAGGAAGGCAAGGTCTTCCATCGTTTTTCGGGCGACGATCATCCGCCCAAGGAGCTTCGATGGAACGGCGTCGCGCAAGACGGCGCGTTGATGAAAGCGGGGCAGGCCTATTCCGCGGTTTACCAGTTTACCGACGCTCTTGGCGTTAATCATACGGCCATGGACCGGCCCATTAAATTTGCCGGAGTCGTTCACCGCGAGAGCGCCGGCATTACGGCCGGCCTTGATTCCGGCATTCTGTTCGGGCCGGCTAAGGACGCCCGGCAAATCGTTAAGCCCCAGGGCGATTATTTAATGCGTTCGGCCGTCGATTGGATCAAGCGCCGGCATTTCGGCGCCGCGCTGCATGTGCGCGTTTACGCCAAAGACGCGTCTTTGGCTGAGGAACAGGCCCAACTGATACGCGCTTATTTGGCTCAGGAACTGATGGTTTCCCCGCAGGCCATTGCCTGGGAAGGTTTTGCCGCGGCGCATTCCAAGCAGCGCGTTGATTTGTTTGTTTTAAGCCGATAAGATCGGATTGTGCGCAAGCTCTATCCACCCATCAAACCCTACCGTGAAGGCTTTCTTAAAGTTTCCCCTTTGCATACCATTCATTATGAGGAATCCGGCAACCCGCGTGGAAAACCAGCGATTTTTCTTCACGGCGGCCCCGGCGGCGGCATTTCCCCTTCCTACCGGCAGTATTTTCATCCCAAAAAATGGCGGCTTATTCTTCTCGATCAGCGTGGCTGCGGAAAATCAAGGCCTCATGCCGAGCTTCGTGAAAATACGACCTGGGATTTGGTCGAAGACGTTGAGGCGCTGAGGCGTTTTTTGGGCATCGAACGTTGGGTTGTTTTCGGCGGCAGTTGGGGTTCCACGCTGAGTTTGGCTTATGCCGAGAAATACCCGCAGTGTTGCCGAGGCCTGATTTTAAGGGGCATTTTTCTTTTGCGCCGGGCGGAATTGCTTTGGTTTTACCAAGAAGGCGCGAGTTGGATTTTTCCGGATTTTTGGGAGGATTATCTGCGCCCGATTCCCCCCGCTGAACGTTCGGATATGATGGGGGCCTATTACAAGCGCCTGACAAGCCCCAACGCTAAGATTCGCGGTGAAGCAGCCGGAGCCTGGACTCTTTGGGAGGGACGGACCAGCAAGTTAAGGCAAGAGCCCGAGCATTTGAAGCGTTTCAAGCTGCCTAGCTTTCAAGATGCGTTTGCCCGAATTGAATGCCATTATTTCGTCAACCGCGGATTTTTGAAGCGTGATGATCAACTGTTGCGCGATACCCGCCGTTTGCGCGCAATCCCCGGCGTCATCATCCAGGGCCGCTACGATATCGTCTGCCCAATGAAAAGCGCCTGGGACCTGCACTGCGCTTGGCCTAAGGCCAAGTTTGTTGTTGTTCCCGACGCCGGTCATACCATGTATGAGCCCGGCATTACGGATGCTTTAATTGACGCCACGGACCGTCTCGTTAATCTTTGACCGCAACC encodes:
- a CDS encoding energy transducer TonB, with the translated sequence MFADRELGLSLSLSVGFHIGLFLLYIYLITNTPKADMTTVTDVDLILPAFLKMALPQLPARAMQEPVIKEDRKLNIPRMLEERQGRVETRSELKMALSQKSMNLAEAAAKNIAHRETGQVPMAAALEFEEIGARRAPALPADLTMENTGLPTFKPKTLGEVNAFVAEQRRRPVAPAGLAPQAVGTQAASGSGGGSRVSSMFSAPALDFGGGGQGGSPRGRAKVEPLAAAPAPARQKKPIEQITAPSRPVEITGPLSQRKVVRMSLPPYPSWAKDQGILEAAVSIRFNVSRDGRVLPDMRIERSSGYGALDRLAMDALKNWVFAPVDSGPDKQWGVITFRFVLE
- the pip gene encoding prolyl aminopeptidase, which encodes MRKLYPPIKPYREGFLKVSPLHTIHYEESGNPRGKPAIFLHGGPGGGISPSYRQYFHPKKWRLILLDQRGCGKSRPHAELRENTTWDLVEDVEALRRFLGIERWVVFGGSWGSTLSLAYAEKYPQCCRGLILRGIFLLRRAELLWFYQEGASWIFPDFWEDYLRPIPPAERSDMMGAYYKRLTSPNAKIRGEAAGAWTLWEGRTSKLRQEPEHLKRFKLPSFQDAFARIECHYFVNRGFLKRDDQLLRDTRRLRAIPGVIIQGRYDIVCPMKSAWDLHCAWPKAKFVVVPDAGHTMYEPGITDALIDATDRLVNL
- a CDS encoding biopolymer transporter ExbD: MAMSTGADEDVITEINVTPLVDVCLVLVIIFMAVAPFALQVGIKVLESRAKTAIGKVTAAENVQARLSRDGRLTINGRASGWERLDQDLTSALASSRDRTVIVTADDKNRVGEVVAILDAAKVAGAAKVAIMKSGGGSGAGGR
- a CDS encoding response regulator transcription factor, with the protein product MAKRVLVIDDDDDLREVLVDWLEIKGFTPEKARNAKEAQEFLGRSVPDLILLDIMMPDMNGIELCRWIRSQPKLKDVPILQMSALADETTMKDALEMGAMDYITKPIDFKTMISKIQAALSRMERRSEGDGEGF
- a CDS encoding biopolymer transporter ExbD; protein product: MQAGGDDEDVITGINVTPLVDVCLVLVIIFMVTAPMLSEPMFRVDLPQSRTQEGEEKQKIMVTVSKDGRLAVDDKEVPSTEEFSREIARQLAQHQDGFVVFKADRDAFHGLLVELMQRAKDAGAKSLTIATQKRSR